In Methanobrevibacter sp. TMH8, the following are encoded in one genomic region:
- a CDS encoding Ni/Fe hydrogenase subunit alpha, with the protein MVKLTMEPVTRIEGHAKITVQLDDAGNVQDTRLHVMEFRGFEKFMQGRPVEEAPRIVPRICGICDVQHHLAAAKAADQCYGFNDDDILPDAYKMRELMNWGSYMHSHALHFYFLAAPDLVIPEGTRKTRNVFQVIKDMPEVALQAIQMRKNGLDIVKAVGGRPIHPTSSTPGGISTELDAETQKDLLGKAQQNVELAQATLDLATPIFEEKIDLVNSLGNFGDTRHCGITKDGVWDVYNGDVRIKSKDGSKVEYEYNNLEYLDIVAEHVKPYSWLKFPYIKELGYPDGIYRVAPLSRINVADKMPDAAPLAQDRFKEFHDKFGYGQAPLLFHWARLIELLASAECAVSHLEGDLSGKKFPDAIERVAGEGAGIVEAPRGTLIHHYKTDDDGLMTNVNIVVATIQNNPAMEMGIQKVAKDYIKPGVEVDDSIFNLMEMVIRAYDPCLSCATHSMDSQMRLATVEVYDSEGNLIKKV; encoded by the coding sequence ATGGTAAAACTTACTATGGAACCTGTAACTCGTATTGAAGGACACGCAAAAATTACAGTCCAACTTGACGATGCAGGAAATGTACAAGATACAAGATTACATGTAATGGAATTTAGAGGATTTGAAAAATTCATGCAAGGACGTCCTGTTGAGGAAGCTCCTAGGATTGTCCCAAGAATTTGTGGTATTTGTGATGTACAACACCACTTAGCTGCTGCAAAAGCTGCTGATCAATGTTATGGATTTAATGATGACGATATCTTACCAGATGCTTATAAAATGAGAGAATTAATGAATTGGGGTTCATATATGCACTCCCATGCATTACACTTTTATTTCTTAGCAGCTCCTGATTTAGTTATTCCTGAAGGAACTAGAAAAACAAGAAATGTTTTCCAAGTTATTAAAGATATGCCTGAAGTAGCTTTACAAGCTATTCAAATGAGAAAAAACGGTTTAGATATTGTTAAAGCTGTTGGTGGAAGACCAATTCACCCAACTTCATCAACTCCTGGTGGAATTTCTACTGAACTCGATGCAGAAACCCAAAAAGATTTACTTGGTAAAGCTCAACAAAACGTAGAATTAGCTCAAGCAACTTTAGACTTAGCTACTCCTATATTTGAAGAAAAAATTGACTTAGTAAACTCTTTAGGTAATTTCGGCGACACTAGACATTGTGGTATAACTAAAGATGGTGTTTGGGATGTTTACAACGGTGATGTCAGAATCAAAAGTAAAGATGGTTCTAAAGTTGAATATGAATACAACAATCTCGAATACTTAGATATTGTTGCAGAACATGTAAAACCTTACTCTTGGTTAAAATTCCCTTATATTAAAGAATTAGGATACCCTGATGGTATTTACAGAGTAGCTCCATTATCAAGAATTAATGTAGCTGATAAAATGCCTGATGCAGCACCACTTGCTCAAGACAGATTCAAAGAATTCCATGACAAATTTGGATATGGTCAAGCACCATTACTCTTCCACTGGGCTAGATTAATCGAACTTTTAGCTTCAGCTGAATGTGCAGTTAGTCACTTAGAAGGTGATTTATCTGGTAAAAAATTCCCAGATGCAATTGAAAGAGTAGCTGGTGAAGGTGCAGGTATTGTAGAAGCTCCTCGTGGAACTTTAATACACCATTATAAAACTGATGATGATGGTTTAATGACTAATGTTAACATTGTTGTTGCAACCATACAAAACAACCCAGCTATGGAAATGGGTATTCAAAAAGTAGCTAAAGACTATATTAAACCAGGTGTTGAAGTAGATGATAGTATTTTCAACTTAATGGAAATGGTTATCAGAGCATACGACCCATGTTTATCCTGCGCTACTCACTCAATGGATAGTCAAATGAGATTAGCTACTGTAGAAGTTTATGATAGTGAAGGCAATTTAATTAAAAAAGTCTAA
- a CDS encoding CooT family nickel-binding protein, translating into MCESNIYNTNGDLLMEDVMVVDIDGEKITMTDILNEKKVINGKFIRLELEEHKLIIEES; encoded by the coding sequence ATGTGTGAATCTAATATTTATAATACAAATGGTGACTTACTAATGGAAGATGTTATGGTTGTTGATATTGATGGTGAAAAAATAACTATGACAGATATATTAAATGAAAAAAAAGTTATTAATGGTAAATTTATTCGGTTAGAATTAGAAGAGCATAAATTAATAATAGAAGAAAGTTAA
- a CDS encoding SufD family Fe-S cluster assembly protein, giving the protein MIYEKKDLKDVLNVQDVLQKAEKAKKKKAAIGTDIDMEEFIKEDKEEHETVDSIEDVPKHVKDTLLKVGVDTSENERAGSFLQMDQSNIYSSPISESIELMNLEMALDKYNWLDQYMWNVVSPDADKYTAQTALREHEEGTKSGYFIRSKPGTKEVFPMQACMFIGDEAVMQTAHNIIIAEENSELHVITGCATGDDVRSALHVGVSEFYLKPGSKITFTMVHNWAEQVEVRPRTGIKMDDDTTYINNYILTSPVKTIQSYPTAYCYGKNSKAVFQSIQSGQKDSIIDVGSRAYLQGEGSAAEVVSRAVSNDESKIYSRGHLAGTVPGVKGHLECHGLVLSDDSLIYAVPELEASAANLEMSHEAAVGKIDEEEIYYLTSRGLTEEEATSMIVRGFLSMDITGLPPELASETKRMIDMSLEGM; this is encoded by the coding sequence ATGATATACGAAAAGAAGGATTTAAAGGATGTGTTGAATGTGCAAGATGTGTTACAAAAAGCTGAAAAAGCTAAAAAGAAAAAGGCAGCTATTGGAACTGACATTGACATGGAAGAATTTATAAAAGAAGATAAAGAAGAACATGAAACTGTAGATAGTATCGAAGACGTTCCAAAACATGTTAAAGACACACTTTTAAAAGTAGGAGTAGATACTTCTGAAAATGAGCGTGCAGGTTCATTCCTTCAGATGGATCAAAGTAATATTTATTCAAGCCCAATATCAGAATCTATTGAATTAATGAATCTTGAAATGGCACTTGACAAATATAACTGGTTAGATCAATATATGTGGAATGTTGTATCTCCTGATGCAGATAAATATACAGCACAAACTGCTCTTCGAGAACATGAAGAAGGAACCAAAAGTGGATACTTTATACGATCTAAACCAGGTACTAAAGAAGTATTTCCAATGCAAGCATGTATGTTTATTGGTGATGAAGCAGTTATGCAAACTGCCCATAATATAATAATAGCAGAAGAAAATTCAGAACTTCATGTAATTACTGGCTGTGCAACAGGTGATGATGTTAGATCTGCACTCCACGTAGGAGTTTCAGAATTCTATTTAAAACCAGGATCCAAAATAACATTTACCATGGTTCATAATTGGGCAGAACAAGTAGAAGTAAGACCAAGAACCGGAATAAAAATGGATGATGATACTACATATATCAATAATTACATTCTCACAAGCCCTGTTAAAACTATCCAATCTTATCCAACTGCATATTGTTATGGTAAAAATTCCAAAGCAGTTTTCCAAAGTATACAAAGTGGTCAAAAAGATTCTATTATTGATGTTGGTTCAAGAGCCTATTTACAAGGAGAAGGTTCAGCTGCAGAAGTAGTTTCTAGAGCTGTATCAAATGATGAATCAAAAATATACTCTAGAGGACATTTAGCAGGTACTGTTCCAGGCGTTAAAGGACATCTTGAATGTCATGGCCTGGTTCTTTCAGATGATTCACTGATTTATGCAGTTCCTGAACTTGAAGCTAGTGCAGCTAATCTTGAAATGTCTCACGAAGCAGCTGTTGGAAAAATTGATGAAGAAGAAATATACTATCTTACTTCTAGAGGTTTGACTGAAGAAGAAGCTACCTCAATGATTGTTAGAGGTTTTCTTAGTATGGACATAACTGGACTTCCACCAGAATTAGCTAGTGAAACAAAAAGAATGATTGATATGAGTTTAGAAGGAATGTGA
- the mvhG gene encoding F420-non-reducing hydrogenase subunit MvhG produces MAEKAKIGTMWLGGCSGCHLSIADFHESLLDVLELADFEFSPVLMDTKYDEIPEMDVVIIEGGIRNEENRELAEELREKANFIICYGTCSAYGGIPGLGNLHTVEDLEQEAYINSPSTVNEEGIIPNEDVPTLESRVRPLGEAIDVDLVVPGCPPRSDVVAEAVLALLKGENVELPTTNLCDVCPREKPPEGLAMDVIKRQFEIGKPEDDLCLIPQGLICMGPATISLCGAECPSIAIQCRGCYGPTSKVKDQGAKMISAIASDYGVEEDKTIDPEQVANQLDDIVGTFYTFTLPAALIPAKMQKGGK; encoded by the coding sequence ATGGCAGAAAAAGCAAAAATAGGAACAATGTGGCTCGGAGGATGCTCTGGTTGTCACTTATCAATTGCTGATTTTCACGAATCTTTATTAGATGTTTTAGAATTAGCTGATTTCGAATTTTCACCAGTTTTAATGGATACTAAATATGATGAAATTCCTGAAATGGATGTAGTAATTATTGAAGGTGGAATTCGTAATGAAGAAAACAGAGAATTAGCGGAAGAATTAAGAGAAAAAGCAAACTTCATCATTTGTTATGGAACTTGTTCTGCATATGGTGGAATACCTGGATTAGGTAACTTACACACTGTAGAAGACTTAGAACAAGAAGCTTATATTAATTCTCCTAGTACTGTAAATGAAGAAGGAATTATTCCTAATGAAGATGTACCAACCTTAGAAAGCAGAGTCAGACCATTAGGTGAAGCAATCGATGTAGATTTAGTTGTACCTGGTTGCCCTCCAAGATCTGATGTTGTAGCTGAAGCTGTTTTGGCTTTATTAAAAGGAGAAAATGTTGAATTACCAACTACAAATCTTTGTGATGTTTGTCCAAGAGAAAAACCACCTGAAGGTTTAGCTATGGATGTCATTAAAAGACAATTTGAAATTGGAAAACCTGAAGATGATTTATGTTTAATACCTCAAGGATTAATCTGTATGGGACCAGCTACCATATCATTATGTGGTGCAGAATGCCCATCTATAGCTATCCAATGTAGAGGTTGTTATGGACCTACTTCCAAAGTTAAAGATCAAGGTGCTAAAATGATTAGTGCTATTGCATCTGATTATGGGGTAGAAGAAGATAAAACCATAGACCCAGAACAAGTAGCTAATCAATTAGATGATATTGTTGGTACTTTCTATACCTTCACATTACCAGCTGCTTTAATACCTGCAAAAATGCAAAAAGGAGGTAAGTAA
- a CDS encoding DUF6364 family protein — protein sequence MKNENKIRTTLNLDKDVMKRIKVVALNKNTTQTEIINKYLKKGLESEKSVDKIPNYLIANNDTYNPDPEEIEKMAGMFITDKPFNAVKIVRKIRKGYL from the coding sequence ATGAAAAATGAAAACAAAATAAGAACTACTTTAAATCTTGATAAAGATGTTATGAAGAGGATTAAAGTCGTTGCTTTAAATAAAAACACTACACAAACTGAAATAATTAATAAATACTTGAAAAAAGGGCTTGAATCAGAAAAATCAGTAGATAAAATACCTAATTATTTAATAGCTAACAACGACACTTATAACCCAGATCCTGAAGAAATCGAGAAAATGGCTGGGATGTTTATAACTGATAAACCTTTTAATGCTGTAAAAATTGTAAGAAAAATAAGAAAGGGATATTTATGA
- the hdrA gene encoding ferredoxin:CoB-CoM heterodisulfide reductase subunit HdrA, which yields MYNSKPPISSKPDLRVGVFICRCGGNISDIVDIEKLKNSINADVVEEFENLCSLNGRKIIRDNIVNKDLDRVVIAACSPITHEKTFQDYIKPLNPYLMDMANLREQCSWIHDDVDKATEKAATLVNASIEKVKQAQAVDPILCQTPESAAVIGGGISGISAALSLAKQGIKTYLIEKKPSIGGNMVKIGKVFSPVKLAEECGMCLLNPIMNELIWHENIEIMTNTKVLSTERRAGNFNILLESQPRYVDEEKCISCGKCIDTCPVEVPNIWDDELSMRKAIYKPFSQSYPDAYTIDMENCEKCGKCMKQCPMGAIYLKGESEIIPLNVGSVILATGHKTFDPNLRPEYGYNRYEDVITQSELGRIMGVNGPTKGKLKMMSADKVPRRIVMIQCVGSRDEKPDGHKYCSKVCCMVALKNANIIKHKYPETDVIICYTDMRTPGMYEKYYKHGQENGIRLIRGRPGEVNKKGDSLVVRVEDTLQKKFTEIETDMVVLSTAMEPSSGSKEIAEIMDVGLTEDMFIKETHPKIKPVTTDVKGAYVCGTAQGPKDITDSIVQANAAASKVAEIMNDGLEIEPFVAEIDDEKCNLCEDCISICKYKAMSIKDDSVYIDPMSCSGCGKCLTVCKPRAINIHGNIDEKIFATISGMLKDKKEGEKRILVFLDQVGYTAADNIGVNRVDYPESIYIIKVHSVNRVMPKHIIYALENGADGVFIGEYPGDLMYQEVENKMNQIRNEIKKHGMNPERLQFSNVYIPYFRGLANKFKEFDEKIGTITE from the coding sequence ATGTACAACTCAAAACCACCAATCTCTTCAAAGCCAGATTTACGTGTTGGTGTATTTATATGTAGATGTGGAGGAAATATCTCAGATATTGTAGATATTGAAAAGCTAAAAAATTCCATCAATGCAGATGTAGTTGAAGAGTTTGAAAACTTATGTTCTCTTAATGGAAGGAAGATAATTAGAGATAACATTGTTAATAAAGATCTTGATCGTGTGGTGATAGCTGCATGTTCTCCTATTACTCATGAAAAAACATTTCAAGATTATATAAAACCATTAAATCCATATTTAATGGATATGGCTAATTTAAGAGAACAATGTTCATGGATACATGATGATGTTGATAAAGCTACTGAAAAAGCAGCTACCTTAGTTAATGCATCAATAGAAAAAGTCAAACAAGCACAAGCTGTTGACCCAATCCTATGTCAAACTCCAGAAAGCGCAGCTGTTATTGGAGGAGGAATTTCAGGAATTAGTGCAGCACTTTCACTAGCTAAACAAGGAATAAAAACCTATTTAATTGAGAAAAAACCATCTATTGGTGGGAATATGGTGAAAATTGGAAAAGTTTTCTCACCAGTGAAGTTAGCTGAAGAATGTGGAATGTGTTTATTGAATCCAATAATGAATGAACTAATTTGGCATGAAAATATTGAAATAATGACTAATACTAAAGTTTTAAGCACTGAAAGAAGAGCTGGAAACTTTAATATACTTTTAGAAAGTCAACCACGTTATGTAGATGAAGAAAAATGTATTTCTTGTGGTAAATGTATTGATACTTGTCCTGTAGAAGTTCCAAATATATGGGATGATGAACTTTCTATGAGAAAAGCTATATACAAACCATTTTCACAAAGCTATCCTGATGCATATACTATAGATATGGAAAACTGTGAAAAATGTGGAAAATGTATGAAACAATGCCCTATGGGAGCAATTTATCTTAAAGGTGAAAGTGAAATAATCCCATTAAATGTTGGATCTGTTATATTAGCTACAGGTCATAAAACATTTGATCCTAATCTAAGACCAGAATATGGTTATAATAGATATGAAGATGTAATAACTCAAAGTGAACTTGGAAGAATCATGGGAGTTAATGGTCCTACTAAAGGTAAATTAAAAATGATGTCCGCTGATAAAGTTCCTCGAAGAATAGTGATGATTCAATGTGTAGGATCAAGAGATGAAAAACCAGATGGACATAAATATTGTTCAAAAGTTTGTTGTATGGTAGCTTTAAAAAATGCTAATATAATTAAACATAAATATCCTGAAACCGATGTAATAATTTGTTATACTGATATGCGTACACCTGGAATGTATGAAAAATATTATAAACATGGACAAGAAAATGGAATACGTTTAATTAGAGGAAGGCCTGGAGAAGTTAATAAAAAAGGAGATTCCCTTGTAGTCCGTGTAGAAGATACTCTTCAAAAGAAATTCACAGAAATTGAAACTGATATGGTTGTTTTATCAACAGCGATGGAACCTTCAAGTGGTAGTAAAGAAATAGCTGAAATTATGGATGTTGGTTTAACCGAAGACATGTTTATTAAAGAAACACACCCAAAAATTAAACCAGTTACTACTGATGTCAAAGGAGCTTATGTTTGTGGAACAGCACAAGGACCAAAAGATATTACAGATAGTATAGTTCAAGCAAATGCGGCTGCTTCAAAAGTAGCAGAAATAATGAATGATGGGCTTGAAATAGAACCATTCGTAGCAGAAATAGATGATGAAAAATGTAATCTATGTGAAGATTGTATCTCTATATGTAAATATAAAGCTATGTCAATTAAAGATGATAGCGTTTATATTGACCCTATGTCCTGTTCAGGATGTGGTAAATGTTTAACTGTTTGTAAACCTAGAGCTATTAATATTCATGGAAATATTGATGAAAAGATATTTGCAACTATTTCTGGAATGTTAAAAGATAAAAAAGAAGGAGAAAAAAGAATTCTTGTATTCCTTGATCAAGTAGGTTATACTGCAGCAGATAACATTGGAGTTAACAGAGTTGATTATCCCGAATCCATATATATTATTAAAGTTCACTCAGTAAACAGAGTAATGCCAAAACATATTATTTATGCTCTAGAAAATGGAGCAGATGGAGTATTTATTGGAGAATATCCTGGAGATTTGATGTATCAAGAAGTAGAAAATAAGATGAATCAAATAAGAAATGAAATAAAAAAACATGGCATGAATCCAGAAAGACTTCAATTCTCAAATGTTTACATCCCTTATTTCAGAGGCCTTGCAAACAAATTCAAAGAATTTGATGAAAAAATTGGAACTATAACTGAATAA
- the sufC gene encoding Fe-S cluster assembly ATPase SufC, translated as MLLEITDLAVEVNGRRVLKDIDLTIKEGETHVLLGPNGSGKSTLFMSILGFPKYKIVGGSIIFKGEDITNLNTTERVKRGIGVSFQNPPAIRGVNLKDLLKVESGHDPKEENLTTEMQLLANKLKFNEDFLERDVNLGFSGGEVKRSEILQLLAQKPDFTMFDEPDSGVDIENVELLAEEINVLLDKDKKPGQRQRSGLLITHLGYILNFVGADMAHVLMDGKIACSGNPDEILNDIRKEGFKGCVECARCVTKS; from the coding sequence ATGTTACTTGAAATAACTGATTTGGCAGTTGAAGTGAATGGCAGACGTGTCTTAAAAGATATTGATTTGACCATAAAAGAAGGGGAAACCCATGTACTTTTAGGCCCTAATGGAAGTGGTAAAAGTACATTATTTATGAGTATTCTTGGATTTCCAAAATATAAAATTGTTGGAGGAAGTATAATCTTCAAAGGAGAAGATATAACTAATCTTAATACTACAGAACGTGTTAAACGTGGAATAGGAGTTAGCTTCCAAAATCCTCCAGCTATTAGAGGAGTGAATTTAAAGGATCTTCTTAAAGTAGAAAGCGGACATGATCCAAAAGAAGAAAATCTAACTACAGAAATGCAATTACTTGCTAATAAGCTTAAATTTAATGAAGATTTTCTTGAAAGAGATGTTAACCTTGGATTTTCTGGAGGAGAGGTTAAACGTTCTGAAATACTTCAATTACTTGCTCAAAAGCCAGATTTTACTATGTTTGATGAACCAGATTCTGGTGTTGACATTGAAAATGTTGAATTACTTGCTGAAGAAATAAATGTGCTTCTCGATAAAGATAAAAAGCCAGGACAACGTCAAAGATCAGGACTACTTATTACTCACCTAGGTTATATACTTAACTTTGTTGGAGCTGATATGGCTCATGTTTTGATGGATGGAAAAATAGCTTGTTCTGGAAATCCAGATGAAATATTAAATGATATACGAAAAGAAGGATTTAAAGGATGTGTTGAATGTGCAAGATGTGTTACAAAAAGCTGA
- a CDS encoding VTT domain-containing protein: protein MLESITSLLQTFFIDYGAIGVFLGSIIEEIIAPIPSTIIILGSSFFILEGQSIGLNSVLNLIFSVSLPAALGMSIGSLFIYGLCYYIGKPFISKWGKYLAIRWEDIEKTDEKFQEQTNDELILFGVRAIPIIPSVAISAFCGIIRYDLKKYIIITFIGGLVRATILGFLGWQFGNFYQEIAGQISFLEEVAVIAIVIGIVGYILYKKLKSKKSE from the coding sequence ATGTTAGAATCTATAACCTCCCTATTACAAACTTTTTTTATTGATTATGGTGCAATAGGAGTTTTTCTTGGGAGTATAATTGAAGAAATAATAGCCCCAATTCCATCAACAATAATAATCCTTGGAAGTAGCTTTTTCATATTAGAAGGACAAAGTATTGGTTTAAACTCAGTATTGAACCTTATCTTTAGTGTATCTCTTCCTGCAGCATTAGGAATGAGTATAGGATCATTATTTATTTATGGACTTTGCTATTATATTGGAAAGCCATTTATAAGTAAGTGGGGGAAATATTTGGCTATTCGGTGGGAAGATATTGAAAAAACTGATGAAAAGTTTCAAGAGCAAACAAATGACGAATTAATTCTGTTTGGAGTAAGAGCAATCCCTATTATTCCAAGTGTAGCTATAAGTGCATTTTGTGGAATAATAAGATATGATTTAAAAAAATATATAATAATAACATTTATTGGTGGCCTAGTAAGAGCTACTATTCTTGGATTTTTAGGTTGGCAATTTGGAAATTTTTATCAGGAAATAGCTGGACAAATTTCATTTTTAGAAGAAGTAGCTGTAATAGCTATTGTTATTGGTATAGTAGGATATATATTATATAAAAAACTAAAATCAAAAAAATCAGAATAG
- a CDS encoding PIN domain-containing protein — protein sequence MIFLDTSFIVSYYVTSEKHHQKALKISKDIVGKEQIISRLIISEVVNVLHNKLKLDKEKIMELYYILNKNYTIIEDHHFYNQAMKMIMNYEKRLPFFDFIFMCVMEELEIKEIASFDEHFDLNKNINRIY from the coding sequence ATGATATTTCTTGATACTAGCTTTATAGTTTCTTACTATGTAACTAGTGAAAAACATCATCAAAAAGCATTGAAAATATCTAAAGATATTGTTGGTAAGGAACAGATAATATCTAGATTGATAATATCTGAGGTCGTGAATGTTCTACACAATAAATTAAAATTAGATAAAGAAAAGATAATGGAACTTTATTATATTTTGAATAAAAATTATACAATTATAGAAGATCATCATTTTTATAATCAAGCCATGAAAATGATTATGAATTACGAAAAAAGATTACCTTTTTTTGACTTTATATTTATGTGTGTAATGGAAGAATTAGAAATAAAGGAAATAGCTTCATTTGATGAACATTTTGATTTAAATAAAAATATTAATAGAATTTATTAA
- a CDS encoding hydrogenase iron-sulfur subunit: protein MAEDDVKIVMFCCNWCSYGGADTAGTARMQYPPNIRVIRVMCSGRIEPQFILKAFREGADGVIVAGCHHGDCHYDAGNYKLDRRMRLVYKLAEDMGIGKERIYHDWISASEGEKFAETVKMMVNRIKELGPAPLKEQLDAEA from the coding sequence ATGGCTGAAGATGACGTAAAAATTGTAATGTTTTGTTGCAACTGGTGTTCCTATGGTGGAGCAGATACTGCAGGTACAGCTAGGATGCAATACCCGCCTAATATTAGAGTAATTAGGGTAATGTGTTCTGGAAGAATTGAACCTCAATTTATATTGAAAGCATTCCGTGAAGGAGCAGATGGTGTAATTGTTGCAGGTTGCCACCACGGTGACTGCCATTATGACGCAGGTAACTATAAATTAGACAGAAGAATGAGATTAGTTTATAAGTTAGCTGAAGATATGGGAATCGGAAAAGAAAGAATCTATCACGATTGGATTTCTGCATCTGAAGGTGAAAAATTTGCAGAAACTGTTAAGATGATGGTAAACCGTATTAAAGAATTAGGTCCTGCACCATTGAAAGAACAGTTAGATGCTGAGGCCTAA
- a CDS encoding 4Fe-4S binding protein — translation MIVVNQEDCIKCGACEGTCPTTAIELEDQKVVYCDICGGEPKCVETCPQGALSVDELLIDESGDTQARIVFNPAKCNQCGDCVEICPPQTLKLCDCEGALNLQGFCVMCQKCIDVCPVQVIGIPGIKEPKTRELEITSPIFIKDCVGCGTCVPECPVDAITLEEVGGEIVIDEDTCIKCGICSQTCPWDAVFISKIKPEKRSKEIKSFTLDEETCIGCNSCVDACPGDFIEANSNLTVNLPSICAACSLCEKICPVDAISLDVEWGDAKPANEEGVVNNPEKCDFLGTCATACPSEAIRVVRKDGVQIPGEEQTNKEPSFNMCVRCGACAAACPEGALTLAPIDKVYNGEIVERNRIVFNPAKCNQCGDCIDVCPYDMLKLKDEGNLPLVGFCTLCEQCIEACPKDAMEFR, via the coding sequence ATGATCGTAGTCAATCAAGAAGACTGCATCAAATGTGGAGCATGTGAAGGAACTTGCCCAACTACAGCTATTGAATTAGAGGACCAAAAAGTTGTCTATTGTGATATCTGTGGTGGGGAACCTAAATGTGTTGAAACTTGCCCACAAGGTGCACTCAGTGTAGATGAATTACTCATTGATGAGAGTGGAGACACCCAAGCAAGAATTGTTTTCAATCCAGCTAAATGTAATCAATGTGGGGATTGCGTAGAAATATGCCCACCTCAAACATTGAAGCTTTGTGATTGTGAAGGAGCTTTGAATTTACAAGGTTTCTGTGTAATGTGTCAAAAATGTATAGACGTTTGTCCAGTTCAAGTAATTGGAATTCCAGGAATCAAAGAACCTAAAACTCGTGAATTAGAAATCACTAGTCCTATCTTTATTAAAGATTGTGTTGGATGTGGAACTTGTGTCCCTGAATGTCCTGTCGATGCTATTACACTTGAAGAAGTTGGTGGAGAAATCGTTATTGATGAAGATACTTGTATAAAATGTGGTATTTGTTCTCAAACTTGCCCATGGGATGCAGTATTCATTTCAAAAATAAAACCAGAAAAACGTTCAAAAGAAATCAAGTCATTCACTTTAGATGAAGAAACTTGTATTGGATGTAACAGCTGTGTTGATGCTTGTCCTGGTGATTTCATTGAAGCAAACTCTAACTTAACTGTAAATCTTCCATCTATTTGTGCCGCTTGTAGTTTATGTGAAAAAATCTGTCCAGTTGATGCTATTAGTTTAGATGTCGAATGGGGAGATGCTAAACCTGCAAACGAAGAAGGTGTAGTTAACAATCCTGAAAAATGTGATTTCTTAGGAACTTGTGCAACAGCTTGTCCTTCTGAAGCTATTCGTGTAGTTAGAAAGGACGGAGTACAAATACCTGGAGAAGAACAAACCAACAAAGAACCATCATTTAATATGTGTGTTAGATGTGGAGCATGTGCTGCTGCATGTCCTGAAGGTGCTTTAACTTTAGCTCCTATTGACAAAGTATACAATGGTGAAATTGTTGAAAGAAACAGAATTGTTTTCAATCCAGCTAAATGTAATCAATGTGGAGATTGTATCGATGTTTGTCCATATGATATGTTGAAACTCAAAGACGAAGGTAATTTACCTCTCGTTGGTTTCTGTACCTTATGTGAACAATGTATCGAAGCATGTCCTAAAGATGCAATGGAATTCAGATAA
- a CDS encoding GNAT family N-acetyltransferase, with product MHLKKYERKDEESLISLLKKEGWDCYTSTNTIEKYKKALLESITYVAYEENTLCGYSRSLDDYGFYIYICDLLVDRDYRNNKIGQKLMEQLCIDYPEHDIYVMSDEDKFYLKKGYIREGSIFKLNR from the coding sequence ATGCATCTGAAAAAATATGAAAGAAAAGATGAAGAATCATTAATTAGTCTTCTAAAAAAAGAAGGTTGGGACTGTTATACTTCTACTAATACTATTGAAAAGTACAAAAAAGCATTACTAGAATCTATTACCTATGTTGCCTATGAAGAGAATACTTTATGTGGATATTCACGTTCTTTAGATGATTATGGTTTTTATATTTATATATGTGATTTGTTAGTAGACAGAGATTATAGAAACAATAAAATTGGACAAAAACTTATGGAACAACTATGTATAGACTATCCTGAACATGACATATATGTAATGTCAGATGAAGATAAATTTTATCTGAAAAAAGGTTATATAAGAGAAGGAAGCATATTTAAGTTGAATAGGTAA